A single window of Mangifera indica cultivar Alphonso chromosome 18, CATAS_Mindica_2.1, whole genome shotgun sequence DNA harbors:
- the LOC123202437 gene encoding cellulose synthase-like protein E1 isoform X2, producing the protein MGNGENGPLFETRRANGRVLYRLFAASVFVGICLILGYRVSQLPNDQEHGKWFWFGMFAAELWFGFYWVLTQAMRWNVVYRVTFKDRLSQRYGNDLPGVDIFVCTADPKIEPPMMVINTVLSVMAYEYPPEKLSVYLSDDAGSDLTFYALLEASHFSKHWIPFCKKFKVEPRSPAAYFASLSDSHAANPSKDLTAIKKLYEDMENRIQTATKLGRITEDIGMKHRGFSQWDSYSSRVDHDTILQILIDGRDPEAIDIEGCALPTLVYLAREKRPQHFHNYKAGAMNALIRVSSEISNGEIILNVDCDMYSNYSHSVRDALCFFMDEEKGHEIAYVQFPQNFVNITKNDVYSSSLKVINEVEFHGLDGYGGPLYIGTGCFHRREIICGRKFCKENKIELKRNKNAKRQESALELEEKAKDLAGCTYEKNTKWGSEIGLQYGCPVEDVITGLTIQCRGWKSAYYNPERKAFLGVAPTTLPQTLVQHKRWSEGDFQILLSKYSPAWYAHGRISPGLQLAYCCYCLWASNCFATFYYSIVPSLCLLKGVSLFPQLSSPWIIPFAYVIFARYAYSLVEFLWSGGTIPGWWNDQRIWLYKRTTSYFFAFIDTILKSLGFTESAFVVTAKVADEDVSQRYEKEMMEFGTSSSMFTVLATLALLNLFCLIGVLKKVIIDQGLFSFYDTMVLQILLCGALVLINWPLYQALFLRKDNGKIPSSLTMKFRALEFCLAVLLALVLNPQGVFGIRFVIDKEECFSHDVQYEGDTVHASFVVIKSDKYWYGGSEGVDLVVKGPSGDQIQDIRGKISEKFNFVAHHKGVHRFCFINQSPYHETVDFDVHVGHFSYYDEHAKDEHFNPLLEQISKLEEMLYNIQFEQHWLEAETERQAILNEAMSKRAVYKAFCESTALVGASVLQVYLLRRLFERKLRISRV; encoded by the exons atgggaAATGGTGAGAATGGTCCATTGTTTGAAACAAGAAGAGCAAACGGTCGAGTTCTGTATAGGCTGTTTGCAGCTTCTGTGTTTGTGGGGATATGTTTGATTTTGGGCTATAGAGTAAGTCAGTTGCCAAATGACCAAGAACATGGGAAGTGGTTCTGGTTTGGCATGTTTGCTGCTGAGCTCTGGTTTGGTTTCTACTGGGTCCTCACTCAGGCCATGCGATGGAACGTAGTTTACAGGGTTACCTTCAAAGATAGGCTCTCTCAAAG ATATGGAAATGACTTGCCTGGAGTGGACATATTTGTGTGCACAGCAGACCCCAAGATAGAGCCACCAATGATGGTGATCAACACTGTTTTATCAGTGATGGCATATGAATATCCACCAGAGAAGCTGAGTGTGTATCTCTCTGATGATGCTGGTTCTGACCTTACTTTCTATGCTCTTTTGGAGGCCTCTCACTTCTCCAAACATTGGATACCTTTTTGCAAAAAGTTCAAAGTTGAGCCTAGGTCCCCAGCTGCTTATTTTGCCTCACTCTCAGACTCCCATGCTGCTAATCCCTCCAAAGACCTCACAGCCATCAAG AAACTATATGAAGACATGGAGAATAGGATCCAAACTGCAACCAAGCTAGGTAGAATCACTGAAGATATTGGCATGAAACATAGAGGATTTTCTCAATGGGATTCATACTCATCTCGAGTTGATCATGACACCATTCTTCAA aTATTAATAGATGGAAGAGATCCAGAGGCCATTGACATTGAAGGGTGTGCATTGCCAACTTTGGTCTACTTGGCTCGTGAGAAGAGGCCTCAACATTTCCATAATTATAAAGCAGGAGCTATGAATGCACTG ATACGGGTGTCATCGGAGATTAGCAATGGAGAGATCATTCTTAATGTAGACTGTGATATGTACTCAAACTATTCACATTCTGTGAGAGATGCTCTTTGCTTCTTCATGGATGAAGAAAAGGGCCATGAGATTGCTTATGTGCAGTTTCCTCAGAACTTTGTAAATATCACCAAGAATGACGTATACAGTAGTTCACTAAAAGTAATAAATGAG GTGGAATTTCATGGTTTGGATGGCTATGGGGGCCCTCTTTATATTGGAACTGGCTGCTTCCATAGAAGAGAGATCATCTGTGGAAGAAAATTCtgtaaggaaaataaaattgaattgaagagaaacaaaaatgcaaaaagGCAAGAAAGTGCACTTGAATTAGAAGAAAAAGCAAAGGACCTTGCAGGTTGTACTTAcgaaaaaaacacaaaatggGGAAGCGAG ATTGGTTTGCAATACGGGTGTCCGGTTGAGGATGTAATAACAGGGCTAACAATTCAATGCAGAGGATGGAAATCTGCATACTACAATCCAGAAAGGAAAGCTTTCTTAGGCGTTGCACCGACCACATTGCCTCAGACACTTGTGCAGCACAAGAGATGGTCTGAAGGTGATTTTCAGATTTTGCTTTCCAAGTACAGCCCTGCTTGGTATGCACATGGAAGAATCAGCCCAGGCCTTCAGTTGGCATATTGCTGCTATTGCTTGTGGGCTTCCAACTGTTTCGCAACATTTTATTACTCCATTGTTCCTTCACTTTGTCTTCTCAAAGGGGTGTCCTTGTTTCCACAG CTTTCAAGTCCATGGATTATACCATTTGCATATGTGATATTTGCAAGGTACGCTTACAGCCTAGTGGAATTTCTGTGGTCTGGTGGCACAATTCCTGGTTGGTGGAATGACCAAAGAATATGGCTCTATAAGAGAACAACCTCCTACTTTTTTGCCTTCATTGACACCATTTTGAAGTCACTAGGATTTACTGAATCAGCATTTGTAGTCACAGCCAAAGTGGCCGATGAAGATGTTTCACAGCGATACGAGAAAGAGATGATGGAATTCGGAACCTCCTCTTCAATGTTCACCGTATTAGCAACTCTTGCATTGCTCAATTTATTCTGCCTGATTGGGGTGTTGAAGAAAGTGATCATAGATCAGGGCTTATTTAGCTTTTATGATACAATGGTCTTGCAGATTCTTCTCTGTGGTGCTTTAGTCCTCATCAACTGGCCATTGTACCAGGCCCTTTTCTTGAGGAAGGACAATGGCAAGATACCAAGCTCTTTAACT ATGAAATTTAGGGCACTTGAGTTTTGTCTTGCTGTGCTTTTGGCACTTGTGTTAAACCCACAAGGTGTTTTTGGGATTAGGTTTGTGATTGATAAGGAGGAATGCTTTTCTCATGATGTGCAATATGAAGGTGATACAGTCCATGCTTCTTTTGTTGTCATTAAGAGTGATAAATATTGGTATGGTGGAAGTGAAGGCGTCGATCTTGTG GTGAAGGGGCCAAGTGGTGATCAGATTCAGGATATCCGGGGTAAAATTagtgagaaatttaattttgtggCTCATCACAAGGGTGTCCACCGTTTCTGCTTTATTAACCAATCTCCATATCATGAAACTGTGGACTTTGATGTGCATGTTGGCCATTTTTCGTACTATGATGAGCATGCAAAAGATG AACATTTCAACCCCTTGTTAGAACAGATATCAAAACTGGAAGAAATGCTTTACAACATCCAATTTGAACAGCATTGGCTGGAAGCTGAGACTGAACGCCAGGCAATAT TAAATGAAGCAATGAGCAAGAGGGCAGTTTACAAGGCATTTTGTGAATCCACAGCTCTTGTTGGTGCTAGTGTTCTCCAAGTCTACCTCCTTCGCCGTCTGTTCGAAAGGAAGCTCAGGATCTCCAGAGTTTAG
- the LOC123202437 gene encoding transmembrane emp24 domain-containing protein p24beta2-like isoform X1 has translation MKFRALEFCLAVLLALVLNPQGVFGIRFVIDKEECFSHDVQYEGDTVHASFVVIKSDKYWYGGSEGVDLVVKGPSGDQIQDIRGKISEKFNFVAHHKGVHRFCFINQSPYHETVDFDVHVGHFSYYDEHAKDEHFNPLLEQISKLEEMLYNIQFEQHWLEAETERQAILNEAMSKRAVYKAFCESTALVGASVLQVYLLRRLFERKLRISRV, from the exons ATGAAATTTAGGGCACTTGAGTTTTGTCTTGCTGTGCTTTTGGCACTTGTGTTAAACCCACAAGGTGTTTTTGGGATTAGGTTTGTGATTGATAAGGAGGAATGCTTTTCTCATGATGTGCAATATGAAGGTGATACAGTCCATGCTTCTTTTGTTGTCATTAAGAGTGATAAATATTGGTATGGTGGAAGTGAAGGCGTCGATCTTGTG GTGAAGGGGCCAAGTGGTGATCAGATTCAGGATATCCGGGGTAAAATTagtgagaaatttaattttgtggCTCATCACAAGGGTGTCCACCGTTTCTGCTTTATTAACCAATCTCCATATCATGAAACTGTGGACTTTGATGTGCATGTTGGCCATTTTTCGTACTATGATGAGCATGCAAAAGATG AACATTTCAACCCCTTGTTAGAACAGATATCAAAACTGGAAGAAATGCTTTACAACATCCAATTTGAACAGCATTGGCTGGAAGCTGAGACTGAACGCCAGGCAATAT TAAATGAAGCAATGAGCAAGAGGGCAGTTTACAAGGCATTTTGTGAATCCACAGCTCTTGTTGGTGCTAGTGTTCTCCAAGTCTACCTCCTTCGCCGTCTGTTCGAAAGGAAGCTCAGGATCTCCAGAGTTTAG
- the LOC123202324 gene encoding WEB family protein At5g55860-like has product MVAKGHQNSTDSPKAEVGEIDTSAPFQSVKDAVTLFGEGAFSGEKPAIRKVTPHSAERVLAKETRLHLAQNELNKLKDQLKNAENTKAQALVELEKAKKTVDDLNNKLKVINESKDLAIKAKEAAKNQAKQIEESNSGNPAGSKGDRDQGLETAREEYMNVVNELDAAKQELRKFRQDCEATLEAKVTAFNLAAEAENAAKANMERVNELSKEISDVQESIGQVKLATEQAQQEHAKIFTDKDVQKQSYKAGLEELAKKLNTLKNQFDPELTKNLETQLTKTMDEVAALQKQMENAKASDLDSVRTVTLELDDAKGSLQKVVEEESSLRNLVESLKQELENVKKEHTELKAKEAETESLAGNLHVKLRKAKSELEACVAEESKVRGASEEITSTLKQLSLETENAKQEAEDMKSRAKELKNEAEATKIALEDAEKKLKAALEEAEEAKAAEAMALDQIKALSERANAARATTSESGAKITISREEFESLSRKLEESETLAEMKVAAAVAQVEAVKASENEALKRLEATEKEIQHMKAATEEALKRAEMAEAARRAVEGELRRWQEREQKKAAEAAARILAETEMSSQASPHHHRVPKHNSSEKFIEVRKMEKNKTLSKKTLIPNISFFHRKKNHVEGGSPSYLPGEKPV; this is encoded by the exons ATGGTAGCAAAAGGACATCAAAATAGTACAGACTCACCTAAGGCGGAGGTGGGAGAGATAGACACTAGTGCACCTTTTCAATCTGTTAAAGATGCTGTAACTCTCTTTGGTGAGGGTGCTTTCTCAGGGGAAAAACCTGCCATCAGGAAGGTGACACCTCACTCTGCAGAG AGAGTATTGGCCAAGGAGACTCGACTTCACTTGGCCCAGAATGAGCTGAACAAGTTAAAGGACCAACTCAAAAATGCCGAGAATACCAAGGCCCAAGCACTTGTTGAGCTTGAAAAGGCTAAAAAAACAGTTGATGATCTCAACAACAAACTCAAAGTCATTAATGAATCCAAGGATTTGGCAATTAAGGCAAAAGAAGCTGCCAAGAATCAGGCAAAGCAGATTGAGGAATCAAACAGTGGCAACCCTGCGGGATCTAAAGGTGATAGGGACCAGGGCTTGGAAACTGCAAGGGAAGAGTATATGAATGTGGTTAATGAACTGGATGCTGCAAAACAAGAATTGAGGAAGTTTCGTCAGGACTGTGAGGCAACCTTGGAGGCAAAAGTCACTGCCTTCAATCTTGCAGCTGAAGCTGAAAATGCTGCCAAAGCAAACATGGAGAGAGTTAATGAGCTCTCAAAGGAAATCTCTGATGTGCAGGAATCAATTGGGCAAGTGAAGCTTGCAACTGAGCAAGCACAGCAAGAGCATGCAAAAATATTTACTGACAAGGATGTTCAGAAGCAGTCATATAAAGCAGGTTTGGAAGAGTTGGCCAAGAAATTGAATACTTTGAAGAATCAGTTTGATCCTGAACTCACCAAGAACCTTGAAACACAATTGACTAAAACAATGGATGAGGTTGCAGCTCTGCAGAAGCAGATGGAAAACGCAAAGGCTTCAGATTTAGATTCTGTGCGAACTGTCACTTTGGAGTTGGATGATGCAAAGGGGTCTCTGCAGAAAGTAGTGGAAGAGGAAAGCTCCTTGCGAAACTTGGTGGAGTCTTTGAAGCAGGAGCTTGAGAATGTGAAGAAAGAGCATACTGAACTGAAGGCGAAGGAAGCTGAAACAGAATCTCTTGCTGGGAACCTGCATGTCAAACTCCGTAAAGCTAAGTCTGAGCTTGAAGCATGCGTTGCGGAGGAATCTAAAGTAAGAGGTGCTTCTGAAGAAATTACCTCAACGCTTAAACAACTATCACTGGAAACAGAAAATGCAAAACAAGAAGCTGAAGATATGAAGAGCAGAGCTAAGGAGTTGAAGAATGAAGCTGAAGCCACCAAAATTGCGCTTGAAGATGCAGAGAAGAAGTTGAAAGCTGCTCTGGAAGAAGCTGAAGAAGCAAAAGCAGCAGAGGCAATGGCCCTTGATCAGATTAAGGCCTTGTCGGAGAGAGCTAATGCTGCACGAGCAACAACTTCTGAGTCTGGTGCTAAAATAACAATCTCTAGAGAAGAATTTGAGTCATTAAGCCGTAAACTTGAAGAGTCTGAAACATTAGCAGAAATGAAAGTGGCTGCTGCTGTGGCCCAGGTGGAAGCTGTGAAGGCTAGCGAAAATGAGGCCCTGAAGAGGTTAGAGGCAACTGAGAAGGAGATTCAGCACATGAAGGCTGCCACTGAAGAGGCTTTAAAGAGGGCAGAGATGGCTGAAGCAGCCAGGAGGGCAGTTGAGGGAGAGCTCCGGAGGTGGCAGGAACGGGAACAAAAGAAGGCAGCTGAAGCTGCAGCTCGGATTCTTGCAGAAACAGAGATGTCATCACAGGCATCTCCACACCACCATCGGGTTCCAAAGCATAATTCATCAGAGAAATTTATTGAAGTTCGAAAGATGGAAAAAAACAAGACATTGTCTAAAAAAACTCTCATACCGAATATCAGCTTCTTTCATAGGAAAAAAAACCACGTTGAAGGTGGGTCACCATCTTATCTTCCTGGTGAAAAACCTGTATGA
- the LOC123202353 gene encoding uncharacterized protein LOC123202353, giving the protein MSNRDEPLNFTSSSLPIMVSDQLDSLYTEPGSVSLMGSASNSFQNDAFLSEGSGSVLSNGGVDAEFGFSRPEFRLSPLAGTVDFYERHVFLCYKNPAVWPARIEAAEFDRLPRLLAAAVGSRKADMKRQTRLTICEGHDGTETSNGDVLIFPDMIRYRRLTHFDVDTFVEEVLVKNGEWQPGTPETLKGWYVFVCCHWSRDLRCGVCGPVVVSRFKEEIETHGLQGKVSVSPCSHIGGHKYAGNVIIFGSNINGKVTGHWYGYVTPDDVPLLLEQHIVKGEIVDWLWRGQMGSSEEEQKKSQELRLQLNGENAVSSSEEVMLQGQLNQENTAACRSQGEFKGCCKQNGDSCCQNPTVPEKLDNSDANEKAKVLTEKKESSKKLLSQTWFESWEREDTYATLAVVCAAVSVFIAYSCYKQLG; this is encoded by the exons ATGTCTAACAGGGATGAGCCTTTGAATTTCACATCTTCTTCTTTGCCTATCATGGTCTCCGACCAGCTTGACAGCTTGTACACTGAGCCGGGAAGCGTTTCTCTCATGGGAAGCGCTTCTAATAGCTTTCAAAATGATGCCTTTTTGAGTGAAGGGAGTGGCAGTGTTCTTAGTAACGGTGGTGTTGATGCTGAGTTTGGGTTCTCTAGACCCGAGTTCAGGCTGAGTCCACTCGCCGGAACGGTCGATTTTTATGAGCGCCACGTGTTCTTGTGTTATAAAAACCCCGCTGTTTGGCCGGCGAGGATCGAGGCTGCTGAGTTCGATCGGTTGCCGAGGTTGTTGGCGGCTGCTGTTGGTTCTAGAAAGGCTGATATGAAGAGACAG ACTCGCTTAACAATATGTGAGGGTCATGATGGAACAGAAACATCCAATGGGGATGTATTAATTTTCCCAGACATGATCAGATACAG GAGATTGACTCATTTTGATGTTGACACATTTGTTGAAGAAGTGCTTGTGAAGAATGGTGAATGGCAGCCCGGTACCCCTGAAACACTTAAGGGTTGGTATGTATTTGTTTGTTGTCATTGGTCCCGAGATCTTCGCTGTGGAGTTTGTGGACCTGTAGTGGTTAGTAGATtcaaagaagaaatagaaactcATGGTCTTCAGGGTAAAGTGTCTGTTAGCCCTTGTTCACACATTGGCGGGCACAAGTATGCAGGAAACGTCATAATATTTGGATCAAATATCAATGGAAAAGTTACTGGACACTG GTATGGTTATGTTACCCCAGATGATGTGCCTCTATTACTTGAGCAGCATATAGTGAAAGGAGAAATTGTGGACTGGCTGTGGAG GGGTCAGATGGGTTCATCGGAAGAGGAACAGAAGAAATCTCAAGAATTAAGGCTCCAACTAAATGGCGAAAATGCGGTGAGCAGCAGTGAAGAAGTGATGCTACAGGGACAATTAAACCAGGAGAATACTGCAGCTTGTAGATCTCAAGGTGAGTTTAAAGGGTGTTGCAAGCAAAATGGAGACTCTTGTTGTCAGAACCCCACTGTACCAGAAAAACTAGACAATTCGGATGCTAATGAGAAGGCTAAAGTTCTAACTGAAAAGAAGGAAAGCAGCAAGAAACTACTTTCGCAAACATGGTTTGAAAGCTGGGAGCGTGAAGATACTTATGCAACCCTTGCAGTTGTCTGTGCCGCTGTGTCTGTTTTCATTGCCTACAGTTGCTACAAACAGCTGGGATAA